In Bacillus sp. Marseille-Q1617, a genomic segment contains:
- a CDS encoding sodium:solute symporter family protein: MDVQFIVSTAIILATFALYIGIAVYNKAKATSDFYVAGRGVPPVFNGMAIGADWMSAASFIGLAGTVMILGYDGLAYIMGWTGGYLLLTFLLAPQLRKYGRYTVPEFIGDRYNSHTARVIAAICTIIISFTYSIGQLSGSGVVIGRLFEIDAKVGTLIGVVLIAFYSAFGGMKGITWTQVAQYIVLIIAYLIPIIFMSLQITGNPAPWISYGELVGKIGELDRELGVSEYFAPFTNGTKWQFLALMFTLMAGTAGLPHVIVRFYTVSTMKAARWSGAWALLFIGLLYLSAPAYAAFSRFILMTKVAGSKISELPAWTASWVDTGKLQVADTNADGVLQWKEIVISNDIVVMATPEIANLGVFVIGLVAAGAMAAALSTAGGLMIAISSSFAHDIYYRVFRPNATEKNRLAVARWTIVLATLAAGLVALNPPGVITQIVAWAFALASGTFFPALILGVWWKRSNAQGVIAGLLVGLGVTLTYIFMARAGVNVFGIIDTGAGVFGATAGFLANIIVSLMTKAPAQKLQDEVTDLRYPEQMTFKNGDIWVDDDVNFKS; the protein is encoded by the coding sequence ATGGATGTACAGTTTATCGTGTCTACGGCTATTATTCTTGCAACATTTGCATTATATATCGGGATAGCAGTTTATAACAAAGCGAAAGCGACATCGGATTTCTACGTTGCCGGCCGCGGTGTACCGCCGGTATTCAACGGAATGGCCATCGGAGCCGACTGGATGAGTGCAGCGTCATTCATCGGGCTTGCCGGGACGGTCATGATCCTTGGTTATGATGGACTTGCCTACATAATGGGGTGGACAGGCGGTTACTTATTGCTGACCTTCCTGCTTGCGCCACAGCTTCGTAAATACGGGCGATATACGGTTCCAGAGTTTATCGGGGATCGGTATAACAGCCACACGGCCCGTGTCATTGCCGCTATTTGTACAATCATCATCAGTTTCACCTACTCGATCGGACAGCTGTCAGGGTCCGGGGTTGTTATCGGGCGTCTATTTGAAATCGACGCCAAGGTCGGGACGCTCATCGGGGTCGTGCTGATTGCCTTTTATTCTGCATTCGGCGGTATGAAGGGGATCACGTGGACACAGGTTGCTCAGTATATTGTTCTGATCATTGCTTATTTGATTCCGATCATTTTCATGTCCCTGCAGATCACGGGGAATCCTGCTCCATGGATTTCATATGGTGAACTCGTCGGAAAGATCGGGGAGCTTGACCGGGAACTCGGAGTTTCAGAGTATTTTGCACCGTTCACAAACGGGACGAAGTGGCAGTTCCTCGCATTGATGTTTACACTGATGGCCGGGACGGCGGGTCTTCCGCACGTCATCGTCCGCTTCTATACGGTCTCCACGATGAAAGCGGCTCGCTGGTCAGGGGCCTGGGCGCTTCTATTCATCGGATTACTTTATCTATCGGCACCTGCTTACGCAGCGTTCTCACGCTTCATCCTGATGACGAAGGTTGCGGGCAGTAAGATCAGTGAACTGCCGGCATGGACGGCTTCCTGGGTGGATACAGGAAAGCTCCAGGTAGCGGATACGAATGCTGACGGCGTTCTGCAATGGAAAGAAATCGTCATTTCGAATGATATCGTCGTTATGGCAACCCCTGAAATCGCCAATCTTGGGGTATTTGTCATCGGACTTGTTGCAGCGGGTGCGATGGCAGCGGCATTATCGACTGCCGGCGGGTTGATGATCGCGATTTCGTCTTCATTCGCCCATGATATTTATTACCGCGTATTCAGACCGAATGCGACGGAGAAGAATCGTCTCGCTGTAGCACGCTGGACGATCGTACTTGCAACACTTGCTGCCGGGCTGGTCGCGTTGAATCCTCCGGGTGTTATCACCCAGATCGTTGCATGGGCCTTTGCACTCGCGTCAGGAACCTTCTTCCCGGCTCTCATCCTTGGGGTCTGGTGGAAACGTTCCAACGCACAAGGGGTCATTGCAGGACTCTTGGTCGGCCTTGGCGTGACGCTCACATATATTTTCATGGCAAGGGCAGGAGTCAACGTATTCGGCATCATTGATACAGGAGCAGGTGTATTCGGAGCCACAGCCGGATTCCTAGCGAATATCATCGTATCGCTGATGACGAAGGCGCCGGCTCAGAAGCTTCAGGATGAAGTGACGGATCTTCGTTATCCTGAGCAAATGACATTCAAAAACGGGGATATTTGGGTGGACGATGATGTCAACTTCAAATCCTGA
- a CDS encoding PolC-type DNA polymerase III, with the protein MTCPLEYDSIPMNRAIEEITFIVFDTETTGFRVNAGDQLLEIGAVRVEGYNVKDKMTFQSFSNPNRLISQEISDLTGIGSNDVEGAPSAQEAIRDFFDFLSENKADCLVGHYVSFDELVLKSELKRTGSHLQIDPSIDTLNLIGYLAPSYDMRDLERYAQLFGTRMYPRHRAVNDALTTAYLFVELLELLRDRKVDTWGELLRVSRGRG; encoded by the coding sequence ATGACGTGTCCCTTGGAATATGATTCGATACCCATGAACAGGGCCATCGAAGAAATCACCTTCATCGTCTTCGACACAGAAACAACCGGCTTCCGTGTCAACGCAGGAGACCAGCTGCTCGAAATCGGGGCAGTCAGAGTGGAGGGATATAACGTAAAAGACAAAATGACATTTCAATCATTTTCTAATCCAAATCGACTTATTTCTCAGGAAATATCCGATTTGACGGGGATCGGGTCGAATGATGTCGAAGGAGCCCCTTCAGCTCAAGAGGCGATACGCGATTTCTTTGATTTCCTGAGTGAAAATAAAGCGGACTGCTTGGTTGGACATTATGTAAGTTTTGATGAACTGGTTCTGAAGAGTGAATTGAAGAGAACAGGCTCGCACCTGCAAATCGACCCGAGCATTGATACGCTTAACCTCATCGGCTACCTTGCGCCTTCCTATGACATGCGTGACCTGGAGCGATATGCTCAGCTATTCGGCACGCGGATGTACCCGCGGCATCGTGCTGTCAACGATGCACTGACGACGGCTTATTTGTTTGTGGAGCTGCTGGAGCTATTGCGTGATCGGAAGGTCGATACGTGGGGCGAGCTGCTGCGGGTGAGCAGGGGGCGGGGGTGA
- the spoIIID gene encoding sporulation transcriptional regulator SpoIIID → MHDYIKERTIKIGKYIVETKKTVRVIAKEFGVSKSTVHKDLTERLPEINPELANEVKTILDYHKSIRHLRGGEATKQKYKKEELHS, encoded by the coding sequence GTGCACGATTACATCAAAGAGAGAACAATCAAGATTGGCAAGTATATCGTGGAGACGAAGAAAACTGTTCGTGTCATTGCGAAGGAGTTTGGCGTGTCCAAAAGTACTGTTCATAAGGATCTGACAGAACGCCTGCCGGAAATTAATCCAGAACTCGCAAACGAAGTGAAAACGATACTTGATTATCATAAATCAATTCGTCATCTACGAGGTGGAGAAGCCACAAAGCAAAAGTACAAAAAAGAAGAGCTCCACAGCTGA
- a CDS encoding DUF294 nucleotidyltransferase-like domain-containing protein: MMSTSNPDHAFQEAVLLHPFFKGMEHSTALSLFSSCKKVTAGKDQALLKSYESRIGLYLVVKGEVEVIVPGEMDGKEEVLEFISEGGIVGLSSLYSFMEKEEVGEGVYASVEVKAKEDSLLCLVPYSGLKGYWEDPHLKRFLLNETSKRLQDIYYSLSKQVGASYGLQERSTILKRVQDIMIDNVMTVNSGATLQEAARIMGTYRVSSVVVLDQERIAGILTERDIVSRYMAGNIPLTKGVEEGMTADPVVIGQDSYLYEALAAMLDHSIKHLPVTEKDKLVGIVTLYDVMKANHTGALTSTHKLEDSLFPPDKIKATIESVFHHLWKAHAPVFHVLDFMSGLLDRLYRRVLKESEDELNEEGMTKPCSFAFYVMGSAGRKEQFMLTDQDHFLVYEKEGKQSEEYFRLFSDKVVKKLEEAGLRRCDGNMMASEPEWRGSLDKWQERVRRWSVRSSEETLLKAQNFFSFRFMEGDGDLHEDFTSALHHQLKNSKILLARMAGVEKTKPVPVLHSSIRSLLGMQRKEFSMKKEILFPFHHALQILNLAHGNLAGSTLEKIAFLVEKGSISPGFGDDLTEAFEEVMKLYMELKRNKQVDTVQLSTLSTREKENLYHSVKTIREFQNMMLAHYSLA, from the coding sequence ATGATGTCAACTTCAAATCCTGATCATGCATTTCAAGAAGCTGTACTGCTTCATCCCTTCTTCAAGGGGATGGAGCATAGTACAGCTCTTTCCCTTTTTTCAAGTTGTAAAAAAGTGACCGCAGGAAAGGACCAGGCGCTTCTGAAAAGCTATGAAAGTCGCATCGGCCTCTACCTTGTCGTCAAAGGGGAAGTAGAGGTCATCGTCCCCGGTGAGATGGACGGAAAGGAAGAAGTGCTGGAATTCATATCTGAGGGAGGAATCGTCGGACTGTCCTCCCTCTACTCTTTTATGGAAAAAGAAGAAGTGGGAGAAGGTGTCTATGCATCCGTTGAAGTCAAAGCAAAAGAGGACAGTCTGCTTTGCCTCGTCCCTTACAGCGGATTGAAAGGATACTGGGAAGATCCGCACCTGAAGCGTTTTTTATTGAATGAAACGTCCAAGCGGCTCCAGGATATCTATTACTCTCTATCGAAGCAGGTCGGTGCATCCTATGGCCTTCAGGAACGCTCCACCATTTTAAAAAGAGTGCAAGATATCATGATTGATAATGTGATGACAGTAAACAGCGGCGCAACACTGCAGGAAGCGGCTCGTATCATGGGTACATATCGGGTAAGTTCGGTTGTGGTGCTTGATCAAGAAAGGATTGCCGGCATCCTTACCGAACGGGATATCGTCTCCCGATACATGGCAGGGAACATCCCCCTCACCAAAGGGGTGGAGGAAGGGATGACAGCCGATCCTGTCGTAATAGGGCAGGATTCGTATCTATACGAAGCACTGGCTGCGATGCTGGACCATTCGATCAAGCATCTTCCGGTAACAGAAAAGGACAAGCTCGTGGGGATCGTCACCCTTTACGATGTGATGAAGGCGAATCACACCGGCGCATTGACGAGTACACATAAGCTGGAAGATTCATTGTTCCCTCCAGATAAAATAAAGGCCACCATCGAGTCGGTATTCCATCATTTATGGAAAGCCCATGCCCCTGTCTTTCATGTATTGGACTTTATGTCAGGACTCCTGGACCGCTTGTATCGAAGAGTGCTGAAAGAATCTGAAGACGAGCTGAATGAAGAGGGGATGACCAAGCCATGCAGCTTTGCTTTTTATGTAATGGGTTCAGCGGGAAGAAAAGAGCAGTTCATGCTGACCGACCAGGATCATTTCCTTGTTTATGAAAAGGAAGGAAAGCAGTCGGAGGAATATTTCAGGCTGTTTTCAGATAAAGTGGTGAAGAAGCTAGAGGAAGCCGGTTTAAGGCGTTGTGACGGCAATATGATGGCCTCTGAGCCCGAATGGAGGGGTAGTCTGGATAAGTGGCAGGAAAGGGTGAGACGCTGGTCTGTGCGCTCTTCTGAAGAAACCCTGTTAAAGGCTCAAAATTTCTTTTCATTCCGCTTCATGGAAGGGGATGGGGATCTTCATGAGGATTTCACCAGTGCCCTTCACCATCAATTGAAAAACTCGAAAATCCTGCTGGCAAGGATGGCCGGGGTCGAAAAGACAAAGCCTGTACCCGTCCTTCATTCATCGATCAGGTCCCTGCTTGGGATGCAGCGAAAGGAATTTTCAATGAAAAAAGAAATCCTCTTCCCTTTTCATCATGCGCTGCAAATCTTGAATCTAGCCCATGGAAACCTGGCAGGCTCCACGTTGGAGAAAATTGCTTTCCTCGTGGAAAAAGGATCGATTTCCCCGGGGTTTGGCGATGACTTAACAGAAGCATTTGAAGAAGTGATGAAACTCTACATGGAACTGAAGAGAAATAAGCAGGTGGATACCGTGCAGCTATCCACCCTTTCAACGAGGGAAAAAGAAAATCTCTACCACAGTGTAAAAACAATCAGGGAATTCCAGAACATGATGCTCGCGCATTATTCATTAGCATAG
- a CDS encoding flagellar hook-basal body protein, translating to MNRTMITATNSLGQLQKQMDMIGHNLSNAETNGYKRREASFSEMMVQNVRNQERTDIETGRLTPLGIRSGVGAKLGQAQLILSQGSLRSSGRSLDFALTNERQYFKVLAQDGETNAVRYTRDGAFFVSPMGNGESMLVNAAGHPVLDENDNYITFSEEATQFDLNDNGVLAISGPNGVLGQVNLGIVSIEKPQFLSQYGSNLVGLPENMDQLDVGTDEVLTNMTGGARTDISMVQNSLEASNVDIGKEMTDMLNVQRSYQFQARSISLADQMMGLVNGIR from the coding sequence ATGAACCGGACAATGATCACCGCGACGAATTCGCTGGGGCAATTGCAGAAACAAATGGATATGATCGGTCATAATCTGTCGAATGCTGAAACGAACGGGTACAAACGGCGTGAAGCGTCTTTCTCTGAGATGATGGTGCAAAACGTCAGGAATCAGGAGAGAACAGATATCGAAACAGGCAGGCTTACACCGCTGGGGATCCGTTCAGGAGTTGGTGCGAAGCTGGGGCAGGCTCAGCTTATCCTGTCACAGGGGTCTCTCAGATCGTCGGGACGCTCGCTGGACTTTGCATTGACAAATGAAAGACAGTACTTCAAAGTGCTGGCCCAGGACGGTGAAACGAATGCCGTGCGCTATACAAGAGACGGTGCCTTCTTCGTCAGTCCGATGGGGAACGGTGAATCGATGCTGGTGAATGCAGCCGGCCACCCTGTTCTGGATGAGAACGATAATTACATAACGTTTTCAGAGGAAGCAACACAGTTTGATTTGAATGATAATGGTGTCCTTGCAATTTCCGGCCCAAACGGAGTACTGGGTCAGGTGAATTTAGGAATAGTTTCCATTGAAAAACCTCAGTTTCTCAGTCAATATGGAAGTAACTTAGTAGGTCTTCCCGAGAATATGGACCAGCTGGATGTCGGGACTGACGAAGTACTGACCAATATGACCGGCGGTGCAAGAACGGATATTTCAATGGTGCAAAATTCCCTTGAAGCCTCAAACGTCGATATCGGAAAAGAAATGACAGATATGCTGAATGTTCAACGATCCTATCAGTTCCAGGCGCGTTCGATCTCGCTTGCCGATCAGATGATGGGTCTCGTTAATGGTATACGCTAA
- a CDS encoding DNA-directed RNA polymerase subunit beta translates to MSEKELVQEAKTRETVKAEKKDKQKEEAKPKRWVRVRMLPIWLRILLVVVLLAASLAIGAMVGYGVIGDGNPTDVFKKETWQHIVDIVMKK, encoded by the coding sequence ATGAGTGAAAAAGAACTGGTACAAGAAGCGAAAACAAGAGAAACGGTAAAAGCCGAGAAAAAGGATAAGCAAAAGGAAGAAGCAAAACCGAAACGCTGGGTACGCGTGCGGATGCTTCCCATCTGGCTGCGGATCCTTCTCGTCGTCGTCCTTCTTGCTGCCAGTCTGGCTATTGGGGCGATGGTTGGATACGGCGTCATCGGTGACGGCAACCCAACTGACGTATTCAAAAAAGAAACTTGGCAGCATATCGTGGATATAGTGATGAAAAAATAA
- a CDS encoding flagellar hook-basal body protein, whose protein sequence is MFRGFYTVATGMLAQQRKTEMLTNNMANANTPGYKADQASMRAFPEMLLERLDSAGVPTEKGLSIPFNQKVGKLNTGVYMQETTPNFLQGDIQETGRNADIALINGTMPIDEESGTQGSVFLTVESADGPRYTRNGNLTVNGNGFLTTNSGFHVLDENGERIQLESDEFKMSDNGEILVEDRVVGRLGIGFSENPNRMIKQGDGLFASENNGPLQNAYDTEGVIFSTKQGFLERSNVDASRTMTDMMTAYRAFEANQKVLQAYDRSMEKAANEIGRVNG, encoded by the coding sequence ATGTTTCGTGGTTTTTATACTGTGGCAACTGGTATGCTTGCCCAGCAGAGAAAAACAGAGATGCTGACCAATAATATGGCGAATGCCAATACTCCAGGCTACAAGGCTGACCAGGCGTCGATGCGTGCTTTTCCGGAAATGCTGTTGGAGCGTTTGGACTCGGCTGGAGTCCCGACGGAAAAGGGGCTGTCGATTCCTTTTAACCAGAAGGTAGGCAAGTTGAATACGGGTGTCTATATGCAGGAGACGACCCCGAACTTTTTGCAGGGGGATATTCAGGAAACAGGCAGAAACGCTGATATTGCCCTCATTAATGGGACGATGCCTATCGATGAAGAGTCGGGCACTCAAGGGTCGGTTTTTTTGACGGTGGAAAGCGCGGATGGTCCCCGTTACACGAGGAACGGGAATCTGACTGTGAACGGAAACGGATTTTTAACTACTAACAGCGGCTTTCATGTTTTGGATGAGAATGGTGAACGGATCCAGCTGGAATCAGATGAATTCAAGATGTCCGATAATGGGGAAATCCTTGTTGAAGATAGGGTTGTTGGACGCTTGGGCATTGGTTTTTCAGAAAATCCGAACAGAATGATCAAGCAGGGAGACGGCTTGTTTGCTTCAGAAAACAATGGTCCCCTTCAGAATGCCTATGATACAGAAGGCGTCATTTTTTCGACAAAGCAAGGGTTCCTTGAACGTTCTAACGTAGACGCTTCCCGTACGATGACAGACATGATGACCGCTTACCGGGCATTCGAGGCGAACCAGAAAGTGCTTCAAGCCTATGATCGCAGCATGGAAAAGGCAGCAAATGAAATCGGGCGGGTAAACGGATAG
- the fabZ gene encoding 3-hydroxyacyl-ACP dehydratase FabZ, with translation MLDINEIKDIIPHRYPFLLVDRILEVEEGKKAVGIKNVTANEEFFNGHFPDYPVMPGVLIVEALAQVGAVAMLKKEENRGRLAFFTGIDKCRFKRQVKPGDQLKLEVEMIRFKGAIGKGKGVATVDGEVACELEMMFALGEKEE, from the coding sequence ATGCTTGATATTAATGAAATCAAAGACATCATCCCGCATCGCTATCCGTTTTTGCTGGTCGACCGCATTCTAGAGGTTGAGGAAGGCAAGAAAGCGGTCGGTATCAAAAATGTAACTGCGAATGAAGAGTTCTTTAACGGCCATTTCCCTGATTACCCTGTCATGCCTGGCGTTCTGATTGTCGAGGCACTTGCACAGGTCGGTGCTGTGGCGATGCTTAAAAAAGAAGAAAATCGCGGCCGCTTGGCATTCTTTACCGGAATCGATAAATGCCGCTTCAAGCGTCAGGTAAAGCCTGGCGATCAGCTGAAGCTTGAGGTTGAAATGATCCGCTTCAAAGGGGCAATCGGTAAAGGGAAAGGCGTTGCAACGGTTGATGGAGAAGTAGCGTGTGAATTGGAAATGATGTTTGCTCTTGGTGAAAAGGAAGAATAA
- a CDS encoding rod shape-determining protein: protein MFAKDIGIDLGTANVLIHVKGKGIVLNEPSVVALDKNTNKVLAVGEEARRMVGRTPGNIVAIRPLKDGVIADFDVTEAMLKHFINKLNVKGFLSKPRILICCPTNITSVEQKAIREAAEKSGGKKIYLEEEPKVAAIGAGMDIFNPTGNMVVDIGGGTTDVAVLSMGDIVTAQSIKMAGDKFDYEILNYIKKEYKLLIGERTAEDIKVNIGTVFSSKREEGEEFMNEMSIRGRDMVSGLPRTITVTSKEIEGALKESVAVIVQAAKNVLEKTPPELSADIIDRGVIITGGGALLHGMDQLLAEELKVPVFKAENPMDCVAVGTGMMLENIDRISRRKIG, encoded by the coding sequence ATGTTTGCGAAAGATATCGGTATTGACCTTGGGACGGCGAATGTCCTGATCCATGTTAAAGGAAAAGGGATCGTTTTAAATGAGCCATCAGTTGTGGCTCTTGATAAGAATACAAATAAAGTATTGGCGGTCGGTGAAGAAGCACGCCGCATGGTGGGGCGTACGCCTGGAAACATCGTCGCCATCCGTCCCTTGAAGGATGGGGTCATTGCAGACTTTGACGTAACGGAAGCCATGCTGAAGCACTTCATCAATAAATTGAATGTAAAGGGTTTCTTATCGAAGCCTAGAATCCTGATCTGCTGCCCGACAAACATTACAAGCGTCGAGCAGAAAGCGATCAGGGAAGCTGCCGAGAAGAGCGGCGGAAAGAAAATTTATCTTGAAGAAGAGCCTAAAGTGGCCGCAATCGGTGCAGGGATGGACATTTTCAATCCTACAGGGAATATGGTTGTCGATATCGGCGGTGGAACGACGGATGTTGCCGTTCTTTCAATGGGTGATATCGTGACGGCGCAGTCCATCAAGATGGCAGGGGATAAGTTTGATTATGAAATCCTCAACTATATCAAAAAAGAGTACAAGCTTCTGATCGGTGAACGCACGGCAGAAGATATCAAAGTAAATATCGGGACGGTATTCTCCAGCAAGCGCGAAGAGGGAGAAGAGTTCATGAATGAGATGAGCATCCGCGGACGGGACATGGTATCCGGACTACCTCGTACGATTACCGTTACGTCCAAGGAAATTGAAGGAGCTCTTAAAGAATCTGTTGCTGTTATTGTACAAGCAGCTAAAAATGTCCTTGAGAAGACTCCGCCTGAGCTTTCAGCGGATATCATTGACAGAGGTGTCATCATCACGGGCGGAGGTGCTCTGTTGCACGGTATGGATCAGCTTCTTGCAGAAGAATTGAAGGTGCCAGTCTTCAAAGCTGAAAATCCGATGGACTGTGTGGCAGTCGGCACAGGAATGATGCTTGAGAACATCGATAGAATTTCACGCAGAAAAATCGGCTGA